Genomic segment of uncultured Desulfobacter sp.:
CTCTTTTGAAAATTCACAGGGCAGGTTGTCAATGGCCATGACCGTAATCCCGTCCTTGGTGATGCCGTCTTCAAAGGTACCGGTTCCGGGCAGGTATGTAAAACAGGCATTATCCGGCATGGTGGCATCCTTTGTGATTTCAATGGAACCTTCTATATCGCAGCTGATGTCCCCGATCACCGAAAGTTTGGAGGGGTTGCCGGCAGCGTCTTGAAGTCCTTTGGCGGTCACGAGCCTGGGATAATCTTCGGTCCAGTAAATGCAGTTGACCAGGATATCCATCCGGGGCAGAAAATCGCCCATGATGGACCGGTATTTTTCAGGATGGTCATAGTAATCCTGGAGCTTGAACTCACCGTCAATGGGGGTCACCATGTCAGCTTCTTTGAAGACCACTTTATAAATGTGGTGGCGATCCGGGCAGGCCTCTTCCCGGACCTGGGAAATCTGGTCCGGTGTAATCTCTTTGACCGGCAGAATGTCCAAAATCAGCTGGGCACCCTGGGACACATTCCCGTATCCGGCAAAGCCGACCACAAGCGGGGCCATCTCTTCGGGCAGCCCCTGGCTTGCAATCTGCTCTCCGATGGTTTTGATATGGGCTTTGGCATCTTCCAGGGAGTCGTACCCATAGGCCTGTTTCAGCTCATCAAGGGGGGATTGAATTCCCTTTTGGGCGGCCTTTTGTGCAAAGGCGAACAGGGTCTCGATCATACCGGCATAGCCTGCATGGGCGCCGAAAAAGATCAATCTCTGATTCTTTTCATTGACGATACGTTCGTAATCAATGAGGTTGCATTTAAGATCCACCAGCCGTTGGAGCAGACCCATATTATACGGCTGCCCTTTGATGGTATGGGAAAAAAAGATATAGGTTTTGCCCTGGGCCAGCAGATCCACGGGAATCTCTTTTACGGCAAAAACCGTATCAACCCCGCTTAAGTCCTCCTGGACAATCGCCTCATTTTTTTTAAATTCATCATCACTGTAGATCCTGAGCGTTGAGGGCTGAACCACAGCCTCAATGCAGAATCGGTCTTTGAGTTCTTTGACATCTTCGGGAATGAGCGGAACCCGTCTTTCCCATTTGTTCTTGTCCTCTCTTCGGACACCGAGGTATTTTTTCATATGTTCTCTTTCCGTATAGATCTTATATTCATTATATTTTCCATCAGTTAAAAAACGTTAGATCTATAGCAGATATAGGTATTTCATTCAATATATTAATGGTATACCAGTGAACATACCAAGCATAGAAATCTGCGGTGAGAACGAAAATGGAGATGGATTCTAACATCAACGCCGTAGGGGCAGGCCCCTGTGCCTGCCCTGCCCCTGTGCCGACCCCAACAAGGGCAACCACAGGGGGTTGCCCCTACAACAAATGGCCGACGCCTGAAAGCCTGATTCAGTTTGCGCCCAAGCCTTGCGGTTTCTTTCCATCGTGATCGGATTCATGCAGATCTGCAGATAAAGATCGTTTTTTTCGTTCACGCATTTCCTTCATGATACGCTGCATTTTGGCAGCATCCATTTGTGACAAAGCCGCTTGCCGGTTAAATGCCTGCCCGGTTTTGTGCTGGGCGGCAAACGCAAGATACTGATCCGCCGGAATCTGGGTCTGCCAGTGGCCGGTGAGCATGGCAGCACCAATACCAAGGCTGAAAATGATCAGAAAAATGCCCGCCACAACGCCGGGCCCAATGCCTGTCCCACCGGAAAAATATGAAAAAGAGAGGGCATCTTTTTCAGGACAATGGGAAACGCAGTTCAAACAGGCCAGACACTCCGGAGAGTGAACCGTTGTTTTGCTGCTGACAGAAATCAAGCCGGGGCAGTGACTGTCACATTTTTTACACCCGATACACCGGTCAGGGTTTCGATTCACCCGGGCCGGACTGAAAAAACCAATGACACCCAAAAGGGCTCCATAGGGACAAAGATACCGGCACCAAAACCTGCGAAAAAGAACGGACAGCAGCACCAGCAAGACGATTACGCCCAGGGCTACCGGCGTGATGTGCGTAAAGAACCAAAGCATTTTTAAATCAGCGAACCGGTTGGCACTGCTGTTCAAAAAGCCGTCAATCCCAACCTGGGGCATCACGAAAAAAATTTGAAATATGAAAAATGCGGCCAAAAGATATTTAACGGCCCCAAGTGCCAGGTCCAGCCACCGGGGCATCACAGGCGGATGCCGGAACATCTTCGCGTTGAGCCGGTCAAGATAATCGCTGATCAGCCCCACCGGGCAGACCCAGGCGCAAAAGCCCCGCCGGACCAGCAGGGCAGAGCCGCAGATGATCAAAAAGATAACAAGGCCTGCCGGATGAATGGCAGGAAAGGTGTGGGTGGCCATTAAATGACGAAAACTGAGCAGCGCGCTGATGGGCAAAAACGCGTCCACACTGTCAGGCCGATGGAATCCCGGCATAACGCCCCGTTCAAGACTTGCCGCAAACAAATAAAACCGAATACCGATAAATACTACAATACCCAGAAACAGGTGCTGCACCCATTGTCTGGGCGACCATTTCTGTTTCATATAAAACGCCCTTTGAATCATTGGCGGGGTAACCGGTCAAGCAAATTCCTGCAAAATGGACATGCCCCGGCCATCCCTTTATTTCTAACGGATGCCAATATAACACCGCATATTTTTAAGACAAATTATCGTTTGGTTATGAATTTGAATTGTTTTGGGTCAGCCAGAAAATCGGCAGGAATCCGATTAGATCAGGTACAGAAGCATGGCCAGGGTACCCAACAAGGAGTGAGAAAGAGTAACCCCCCAGAGATTAGGTCGTTTGATGAATATAATTCCCCAGGCCAGCCCGCTGACCATCGCCATAACGATCAAAGGTGGATGGTTGTAAATGATATGGAGGAAACAAAAAGATAAGGTGGATATGCATAGAAAAAAGCGGTTTCCCAATCCGGGTATCCGCTTGATTTCCGAAAATAAAATACCCCTGAAAAGCAGTTCCTGGGCAGGCCCCAGAAAGAAAAAGTAAAACAGATACACATAGACGGAGGTCATCTGGGATTGTGGCCGTGAAAAACCGGCTTTCTGCATGAAAACAAGCCCGATGCCGCCGGCAACACAGAAAACCAAATTCCAGACCAATGAACTTTGCAGATTATCGGTTCGAAATCCAAGATCCGAAAGGCTGTACTGCCGGGATACACAAAACCAGACCAATGCGGCCAAGGCACAAAAGCAGGCAAAAAACCGATACTCGAAAGGAATAAGTTTCAGCCAGATAAGGACAACCGGGGCATGGCAAAGAAAGAGCAGCAAAAAAAGTGACCGGTAGGACGCACGAGGCGCTGCACCCTGCCCATGAATATTAATTTTCTGTTCTGTCTTGGCAACGGAGAAAGCAGCCAATGTCGCCTGTTTTGAGTTCATTAATGTACCCTGTATCCTGCGTATCCCATGGAAATAATTCGAAACATTTTCGGATACTAACACAATCTTAACAAAAATAAAACGATTCTTCTTGACACCCCGACACCCTTTATACTACAGGAGCATCTAATCCATGCCCAGAAGGGCATACAAAGTAAATAAAACCGATAGACCCAATATACTTAAACGGCCACGAAGGCTTTGCAAAAAATGACACCATTTTTGCATTCTCTTTGTGGCCGTTTTTTATTTGACCGATATACATGACTTGTGTAAACGCAAAAAAATTGACTAAATGCCTGGTCGG
This window contains:
- a CDS encoding bifunctional lysine ketoglutarate reductase /saccharopine dehydrogenase family protein; the encoded protein is MKKYLGVRREDKNKWERRVPLIPEDVKELKDRFCIEAVVQPSTLRIYSDDEFKKNEAIVQEDLSGVDTVFAVKEIPVDLLAQGKTYIFFSHTIKGQPYNMGLLQRLVDLKCNLIDYERIVNEKNQRLIFFGAHAGYAGMIETLFAFAQKAAQKGIQSPLDELKQAYGYDSLEDAKAHIKTIGEQIASQGLPEEMAPLVVGFAGYGNVSQGAQLILDILPVKEITPDQISQVREEACPDRHHIYKVVFKEADMVTPIDGEFKLQDYYDHPEKYRSIMGDFLPRMDILVNCIYWTEDYPRLVTAKGLQDAAGNPSKLSVIGDISCDIEGSIEITKDATMPDNACFTYLPGTGTFEDGITKDGITVMAIDNLPCEFSKESSMFFSQVLKGFAPDIVNADFDTAFDELELPYAIKKALILHKGQFTPDYEYMKEYI
- a CDS encoding 4Fe-4S binding protein, whose product is MKQKWSPRQWVQHLFLGIVVFIGIRFYLFAASLERGVMPGFHRPDSVDAFLPISALLSFRHLMATHTFPAIHPAGLVIFLIICGSALLVRRGFCAWVCPVGLISDYLDRLNAKMFRHPPVMPRWLDLALGAVKYLLAAFFIFQIFFVMPQVGIDGFLNSSANRFADLKMLWFFTHITPVALGVIVLLVLLSVLFRRFWCRYLCPYGALLGVIGFFSPARVNRNPDRCIGCKKCDSHCPGLISVSSKTTVHSPECLACLNCVSHCPEKDALSFSYFSGGTGIGPGVVAGIFLIIFSLGIGAAMLTGHWQTQIPADQYLAFAAQHKTGQAFNRQAALSQMDAAKMQRIMKEMRERKKRSLSADLHESDHDGKKPQGLGAN
- a CDS encoding CPBP family intramembrane glutamic endopeptidase, which codes for MNSKQATLAAFSVAKTEQKINIHGQGAAPRASYRSLFLLLFLCHAPVVLIWLKLIPFEYRFFACFCALAALVWFCVSRQYSLSDLGFRTDNLQSSLVWNLVFCVAGGIGLVFMQKAGFSRPQSQMTSVYVYLFYFFFLGPAQELLFRGILFSEIKRIPGLGNRFFLCISTLSFCFLHIIYNHPPLIVMAMVSGLAWGIIFIKRPNLWGVTLSHSLLGTLAMLLYLI